A genome region from Rissa tridactyla isolate bRisTri1 chromosome 18, bRisTri1.patW.cur.20221130, whole genome shotgun sequence includes the following:
- the PDIK1L gene encoding serine/threonine-protein kinase PDIK1L, with protein sequence MVSSQPKYDLIREVGRGSYGVVYEAVVRKTSARVAVKKIRCHAPENVELALREFWALSSIKSQHPNVIHLEECILQKDGMVQKMSHGSSSSLYLQLVETSLKGEIVFDPRSAYYLWFVMDFCDGGDMNEYLLSRKPNRKTNTSFMLQLSSALAFLHKNQIIHRDLKPDNILISRSRMDASDLEPTLKVADFGLSKVCSASGQNPEEPVNVNKCFLSTACGTDFYMAPEVWEGHYTAKADIFALGIIIWAMLERMTFIDTETKKELLGSYVKQGTAIVPVGEALLENPKMELLIPVKKKSMNARMKQLIKEMLAANPQDRPDAFELELRLVNIAFKDSSWDT encoded by the exons ATGGTGAGTAGCCAGCCTAAGTACGATCTAATACGAGAGGTTGGTCGTGGCAGTTATGGTGTGGTGTACGAAGCAGTCGTCAGGAAGACTTCTGCACGGGTCGCGGTGAAAAAGATTCGGTGCCATGCTCCAGAGAACGTGGAACTAGCTCTGCGTGAGTTCTGGGCACTTAGCAGTATCAAGAGCCAGCATCCCAACGTCATTCACCTGGAGGAGTGCATCTTGCAGAAAGATGGTATGGTGCAGAAGATGTCTCATGGCTCCAGTTCCTCCCTTTATTTACAG CTTGTAGAGACCTCATTAAAAGGAGAAATAGTCTTTGACCCCAGAAGTGCTTATTACCTCTGGTTTGTAATGGATTTCTGTGATGGCGGAGATATGAATGAGTATCTGCTGTCCCGAAAGCCAAACCGCAAGACCAACACCAGTTTCATGCTCCAGCTCAGCAGCGCACTGGCATTCCTGCACAAAAATCAGATTATTCATCGTGATCTCAAACCTGACAATATCCTGATATCTCGGAGCAGGATGGATGCTAGTGACTTGGAGCCTACCCTGAAAGTAGCTGATTTTGGGCTGAGTAAAGTATGTTCGGCCTCAGGACAGAATCCTGAGGAACCAGTTAATGTCAATAAGTGTTTTCTATCGACTGCGTGTGGGACTGACTTCTACATGGCCCCTGAAGTCTGGGAAGGACACTACACTGCCAAAGCAGACATCTTTGCCTTGGGGATTATAATCTGGGCGATGTTGGAAAGAATGACATTCATAGATACGGAAACAAAGAAAGAACTTCTGGGGAGTTATGTCAAGCAGGGAACGGCAATCGTGCCCGTTGGAGAGGCGCTTCTAGAAAACCCTAAAATGGAACTGCTCATCCCCGTAAAGAAAAAATCCATGAATGCTCGAATGAAACAGCTGATCAAGGAAATGCTGGCTGCCAACCCGCAGGACCGACCCGATGCTTTTGAGCTGGAACTGCGATTAGTCAACATAGCTTTTAAAGACAGCAGCTGGGACACGTGA